From Rhodamnia argentea isolate NSW1041297 chromosome 10, ASM2092103v1, whole genome shotgun sequence, a single genomic window includes:
- the LOC115735198 gene encoding uncharacterized protein LOC115735198, protein MEVKSTAVAVVLLLILLSSPHFSTGNSNGSDGLEVYDIDYRGPETHSSSIPPPTHFRRRPWSHQRSTKPPPKFKNLKSTDTNNRT, encoded by the exons ATGGAGGTCAAATCCACCGCCGTGGccgtcgtcctcctcctcatcctcctctctTCGCCTCACTTTTccacag GGAATTCGAATGGATCGGACGGCTTGGAGGTGTATGACATCGACTATAGAGGTCCCGAGACTCACTCTTCTTCGATCCCTCCACCCACCCATTTTCGCCGGAGGCCGTGGAGCCACCAGAGAAGCACCAAGCCACCACCTAAATTCAAGAACTTGAAGAGTACCGATACAAATAATCGT ACTTAG
- the LOC115735197 gene encoding cell number regulator 8-like gives MAKIDEKNCPSLEESSPLLEKEVADDAKKPSQVTDAAAAPPPAANGPVLVPVSGGFRWTADGLPLAHGSVMGEPMERNQWNSSLFACLGRNDEFCSSDLEVCLLGSVAPCVLYGTNVERLGSTTGTFATHCLSYAGLYLIGNAFYGLNCIAPMFSFLSRTGIRRKFNLEGSCEALHRSCGCCGSCVEDEVQRERCESGCDMLTHVLCHPCALCQEGRELRRRLPHPGFNAHPVLVMIPPGEQSMARGA, from the exons ATGGCGAAGATCGACGAGAAGAACTGCCCTAGTCTCGAGGAATCGAGCCCTCTCTTGGAGAAGGAGGTCGCGGACGATGCGAAGAAGCCCAGCCAGGTGAccgacgccgccgccgcgccACCTCCAGCTGCGAACGGTCCGGTTCTGGTCCCCGTCAGCGGCGGATTCCGCTGGACCGCTGATGGCTTGCCGCTGGCTCACGGCAGCGTGATGGGCGAGCCGATGGAGCGGAATCAGTGGAACTCGAGCCTCTTCGCTTGCCTCGGCCGCAACGACGAGTTCTGCAGCAGCGATCTCGAAGTTT GTCTTCTTGGAAGCGTTGCTCCGTGTGTGCTTTATGGAACTAATGTTGAGAGACTTGGAAGCACTACTGGGACTTTTGCGACTCACTGCTTGTCTTATGCTGGCCTTTATCTGATTGGAAACGCCTTCTATGGTCTCAACTGCATTGCACCCATGTTTTCATTTCTTAGCCGCACTGGTATTCGTCGCAAGTTTAATCTAGAG GGTAGCTGTGAGGCACTTCACAGGTCATGTGGATGCTGTGGAAGTTGTGTGGAGGACGAGGTGCAGCGAGAGCGGTGTGAATCGGGGTGCGATATGCTAACTCATGTCTTATGCCACCCCTGCGCTCTTTGCCAGGAGGGACGTGAGCTCCGTCGTAGGCTTCCTCATCCCGGATTCAATGCACATCCAGTCTTGGTGATGATTCCCCCAGGCGAGCAGTCTATGGCTCGTGGAGCTTAA